ctgcatgcagcaggcGCCGGAGATGATGGATCCGAAAAGTATGCCACAAGTTTGCGAGTAAAACCTCGAAGTCCAACTGCCGAAAGCATGTTTCGGACGCATTCGTGTCGTCATTTGTTTCTTTTGACACAAACTGGAAGATCTCAGGTTAAGGCACTGTTAGCGTCAGCAGATCGAGGGGACCTTCTGGGCGGAGCGCTGGAGCTGAATGCGCCATCTCCGCCGACGCCTTGCATGGAAACAGTGGAAGATACTTCAGCGAGTTCCTCAGAAGCTTTTGAACGGAAAACAGCGGGAACATTGTGTCTGCCGCCCGCTTCTGATCAGCTGACACAATGGAGTAGCCAGCGGGAATGCAGCGCTTCGGCACCAGGGGGCAGAACTTTGTTCGTCTCAGACTACTATCGTACCCTTCTGACAAGTGACGGCGCTGCCGGCCACGAAGCCTTTTCAAGTCCAAATCTCACATCGGGGACAACTGCCTTGGTGGAGCCGAGCCTTCGGGAGCCTAGTGACTCGGCTTCAGGAGACGACAGAACAGGGTCGCCTGCAGGGTGGTGTGGAAACAGGGTATTTTGGGAGACCACTCAGACCTCTGCAGAGGATGAAGAACGTGGAGGCGAGACGCCTTCGGACGCGGCTGTCAACCTAGATGagccgtttctccttcttctacTTTTGAAATTTCTAGGCGTGCCCATGTATGGACGTTTATGCTGTGTCAGCAAAAGCTTGAAGGAGGCATGCGAAGGGCGGTACCGTAGAAGCGCAACTGCAGTCCATCTTGAAGACTCAGAAGATCCGCGGGAAGAAACTCAAACCGGGGGAACTAGATATATGAACTCGTCATTCCACGACGGGACGCCTTCGTCGTTGATTCCTATGCCTGAAAGAACATCGGGCGAGGCAAGCCGGAATCTTCCATCTTCAGCCGCCACTGCGTTCGATGACTCGTTTGTATCCGATAACGGAGAGCTGTGGCTTGGTTTTCTGAGGACTCACTACATGGGATCCTTTAACGAGGACCTTGAACTATTGGAAGCCTCTCGACGTCGCGCGTCGGGAAACGAATGCACTGATAGAGCGTTCAAGGCTGTAGCGTTGCGCCAAAAAGTGTTCAACACTAACGGCACCATACCGCAGATCAGCTCTCTCCCGGAGGATGTCGAATTTCCACGAAAAAGGATACACCGGGACGAAAAGCATGCTAAACATGAGCTGCAGGAACTCCAGGATCGAATCCAAGTCGATGAGCCACAGGGACCGGACAAGGTTGGTACACAGCAGAGGCGACAGCCTCCCACCGATCAAGAAGAGTTTGTGACTGGTATTTTTCAATCGGCGAACGGCAGTGGTCGAGATTTCGTGTCTCAGGGGGTCCATGGATCAGATGGCAatgaggaaacagagagagacttgAAACATAGGCGACTCCGTGAACGATGCCCCAATGGTGCATGCGCCAGTGGGCCGTTGGGGTTAGATTTATCGAGTAGTGCCTGGAGGGAGCGCAGTGTTGGCAGTGTATATATACCCGTGCAAGGTAGCCTGGAGCCATCGTTTTATCGCGCGGCAAAGAGTCCTGCGGAGGGGAACACAACCTGGTGTAACGCACCTTGTGGAACAAACGTTACAGTGACACCTTTGACGCCAGCAGCACAAGAGAATCCTGGGTATGAACAAAGCCAGGCTCCACTTCattgtggagagagagagagatctgAGAACCCCAGGGAAGGGGATGATCCAAGGCATGCGACTCTTGGGAGGAGAAATACACCAGACGTCTCTCGAACAGTCGGCATCGCCGTGGACACTGCCGCCGGGAGCGGGGCAGCCGTTCGTGGATTGTGTGGAAGCGCTGTGACATACATCTccaaagacacagagaccaGGCCCGATCGGAGTTCAGTGAACTGGCCAGATGAGGATGAAGAACTGCATAGAAGCGCCAGGTCCGCTAGTTCGACCACCGTTCTTTTGAGAGAAGTGGCGGAACACAGAACACGCGTTTCGGAGTCCGGCGACGAGATAGACCCTCTGCTGCTTTGCGTCTCCGCTCGCTTAAGCTGCATGATTCTGGTGACATCCGCCAAGATTGCAGGAAAGTGGTAAGGTGCATCTGTGTCTTTCGTTTTtaggaggcagagaggaggacaCACTAAATGGTGGAATCCAGGTGATCGGGGTTTCTGCTTATAACATGGCTGCTAAGAATTCGCATCTGGCAACCAACATGAATGTCTGTGTTCGAGGGACCACCATGTCGTTGGTGCCAATGACGCTTCCATCGTTTTTTAAACCCTTCTTAGTTTGAGTTCACGGTCAAGCGTGTTCGTGATGCTTGCGCAGGCGCGAGCTCGGCCTCGTGACTGGATGGCGGTGGTTTCAGCGCAACGTGCTTCGACGAATGACTCGGTCTCAACTGAAACAGTGAGTCAATTGCTGCACAATTCAAGGCAGACGAATGTGAATTCTGTATATGGCCAGTTGAGTTTAGTGTGCGTGAAGTCGCTTATAAATGGTTCGAGCAGGTGTTCAGAGACGTGTACATATACGTTTGCGAACCCTGTTGTTACCACAGTCTCCGAAGCAGCAGCTTGCAGGCCGCACGCCGGTGGTGCGTAGACGTTTAGTGCATTGTTTTGTTATGACTATTCAACGTGAGACTCGTAATTACATGCCGGTGGCAGCGAGAGTACTTCGTAGGGGCCGTTGGAAGTCGGATTGTGGGAATCACGCTGGACTGCGTTGCATGCGGGACCTTTTGTGGATGTCACTTATGCTGGGGATTCTGGTTAGGTGGGCAGTAAAGACTCACCGAGCGTCTACTGCCAGCGCTACCGCATGGACAAAatcgctttctcctcgagTTGCTGCCCTGGCCGGAGACTCGATCGACCTACCGGAAGGGGTGGCAAGAAGTAGTAAGTCATTTAACGAAAAAACTCTGCCACATGTATCTGAGGTACGAGCTGTTCGCGTCCGCACTTCTCACAACACACCTTGATGCGCGAGCTGCTTGTTACCTCACAACTGTCGCAGGCGACCACATCGCATGGAAGATGACGACCATGAACTGGGAGCTCTTGTATGAGTCAGTTCAAACTGAAATGGGCTACCGCGCTCGAATGTTCGCAGAGAAGCTCTTTGAGTCACACCAGGTTAGTGCACGTGGTATCAGCGGGGATTGTCTAAGCCGACGTCAGCAGTGCAGCTCCGTTCGTGCTTTCGAATGGTCGCATGGGACGTAACATCAACCGTGTCTCATAGGACTGGTGCCGCCTTTCTGCGTTAGTAATCTGCAAAGTATGTGACCCGGGCAAGTTTATTGTTTTTCATTTTTCTCGCCGTTTGTATGATCTCAAAAGTACCACAAGTCATGTGATATATGTAGTAGAATGAAACATTAGACCGAGTCTGCGATAACATTGTCGGCGCGGTCTTTGGCCATAACTCATTCTTTGCAGACACATATCGACGCAATCGGGCAAATCGTCGAGGATCGTTTCGATTTGGAGCAGCAATTACTATGCCTTCCTGTGTTCTGCGAGGACTCGAAAGACACGGAAGTTACCGGACAGGTTTCATCTTCTGCTTCGAAGGAATCGAATGATGCCGCAACGGACAAAGCGTCAAAGAGCCGTACTCATGTTCCGCGATGGAAGAGATGTGTGCCGAAGCTGCGGAAGCTTTCCGAGGGGTCGTTTGATGTAAGCGCAGTGGCATACGTGTGGTTGCCCGAGTTGTTTGTATCTCATAACATGAATCAATTTCGCAACGGTGAATGTACGCCCTCGTTGATGGGGCATGTGGCGGTGACCCTACGAACATGCCGCCGTGTGTGTGGTGGGCTGTgcgtctgcagcttcttAAAGCCCTGAACGAAGCATGGGACGAATACGAAGAGTGGGCGGAGATGGCGTGCGATGCCTTGGATTGTTTGGACTTTCGGATCACGCAGGAACGGGAGGCGTGCGATCAGCGGTGGCCTCACACCCCGAACCTCGGGGAAGCTGCTAAGCTGCAGTTCAGGTGAGCTAATTGGACAAATAGCTCACATATGCTTAAGCACCGAGGAGGCATCTTCTGAAGTGACAGTCGAGATGCTGGGGAAATGCTGATGCGCTCGAAAGGCGAGATTACTTCAGGGACGCTATCAACAGGTTTGCACCATGTCAAAGCTTATACCATGCCGCCAATCACCATGCGGCAAATACTACAGCACACCGAGTCTTTGAAACGCCGGAATGGTGTCAACCTGTACTGGTGTGGACAATCTCGCAGACTGGTACGGGTAGACACATTTAGGACAACGATTTCAGTAATCAAGATAGGGATAGGGCAGAATGAACCTTCTTACGACATGTCCAGGGATACGTACGCGCTCCTTCACATTTTGTTCGTGCATGCCAGGaacttctgtttcttccatTCCCGGCTGATGCTGTGCATTGCTGCGAGCGTATACGCTCTAATTCACGAGCTGGAACACCAAGTCGCCCAACCTTCAGTCACCGTGTCCAGCAATCCGtcagcttcctctccagagTGGCTTCAGTCGAATCACGAGGTACCAAAGGTGGTCCATATTTCCGGGGAACCAAGCTCCCGTACAACACAGGGGGAACGCGCGACCCGGACACGCGTGAGCAGGTGAGTTAAGCGCTCTGCGCCTTGTGCATAAATACGCTCTAGCGCCTTGCAGTGCCAACAGTGACGAAGTGACTAGAACTTGATTACGATTCAGTAGATTCCGTTGATCTGggtctgcgttttttgttgcAGGGCTGTAGAGCAGTTTGAAGCGTTCAAGCAGCGCATCGAGGAGTTGGACGTTGCCGATGATGGGTTAGGTTCACTGTCGACTCGGGAAGATTTCCGGCTGTTTTTCTTGACACCCGTGAAAGAAACAAGCAGTCGCTTGTCGCCTGGATCATGGAAGTTTTCGTGAAGGAGCAGGCGTAATGTCTTGTGCGTTGTTGAGGCTGAATGATGTGACAACTTCATGGCAGACCGTTTCGACATTCGCGGGCGATTCTTGTCAAGGAAGCAACGGTATACAACAGCTCTGCTGTACAGATCCAACGGCGGTTTTCATCTTCGCAGTTTTCTTAAACAAACGGCAAGCACGAACAGTCTTAGAAGCAACACAGTTTATGAGGAGAATGAGCCTTGAAAGCACAAAACACTACAAATAATGAACTAGTGGAACAGCTGACGTGGACTGTTTGCCATTCGACACAAAAAATTCCAATTCGAATAAGCACAAGAAGTCAGATTCGGGGACCTTGACATAGCTACTGGGTGAACTCTTGTTCATTGAGAAGACCATTCATTCACGGAAGTCATAACTGCGGAAACATTGTCAGACAGATCGGTGAAATTATTGCTTTGCAGCTCCTTCACTTTGTCCTCACCAAAAGCCTCGATCGCTTCGTCAAGCAACACTCTGAAGATTTCGCATTCCACGTTTTCTCTTATCTTTTCCTCCTTATAATGGCGTTTTTCTAGGCGGTCGTACAGGACTGCAGTATCGGCACGTAGGACGTAGACTAAGTCAAACCACTCGTCGGGCATGAAGTCGCACGAGTGGAAGTCGACAATTTTATTGCCATCACTGACGATATCCTCAAGCTTATTCACAACCAAGTCTTCATCGAAGATGCTACAGTTTTTTTCGTCATCCCATTCAGTGAACAAGCGCTCATCTTTAATAAGCTGCCCCACATTCACATGTTCCATACCCGTCTCCAGGGCAAGTTGGCGACAGAATGTTGTTTTGCCCACGCCTGGGGTTCCCGTCACGAGAATATTCGGACGGTTTCGCATGGTGCTCAGGACATGAACGGACAGGCGGCGATACAACAAGTACGCGGTTCCATGGAAAATCACAAATTTGACTAATTGTTTCACACGTGAGATCCGAAGAGGCTCTCACGAACTTGTAAGCAGGAAAGCGCGACAGTTTGGTAGATTGCGACTTTGCGGTGGCTGTGTCTCTACACCGGTGATCCGCATGGATTTCGCACGGACGACGAAACCCCCACTTTTTCTTAATAGCGCAACGATTGGCTCGTCTCGACGGTTTTTATTGACCATAAAAATCATGGCGCTATGCTTCATTTCAGCATTGATTATAACCACCTTGCTTCAGGCGGAAGGTCTCAATATGGATAATATAGACAACTTTACGACTCTGGTCCCAGACTTCCGGGAAATACCGGAGGGCGATGTCACCGTCGCTCGCGAGCTTTGGGAAACGACGAAGGAAGCTGAAAGAGCGAGAATGGTAACACATCCGATATTAACTGCTAGATATCAGCTATAGAAAAGCGGTGAAATAGAATTTTACGGCTGCATTCGATGAGTCACAGAAAGTCTTCGATGAAGTTCTTCAAGGTCCCCGGCGGCCGGCAGGGAGCCGTTTCACTCAGGTCGAACAAGGCGCACAGTCAGCGGCTAGGACTCCAGTGAATGACCAAGAACTAAGGCAAGCGGTTTACCAGGCGATGAAACAGAATGACACTGTCTATGAGAGCTCACTCGCAGCCGAGGAATGTACATAACACAACCGTTCCGCAAGAACCCGATAAAGCTTCGCATATATGTGAGTAATCAGTTCCCCACTCTATTCCACGGTCTTTATGCTCCAGCTTCCCATGTTCGAAGGATGGCGAACACGAGGCAGCGATGCTCGAGGAAGCAAGACAAGTAGCACAGACGGTGGGTTGTGTAACGTTGTGCGGAGTTGAGGTTTGAGCCTCTTCGTTTCAGGTGCAGGCAGCGAAAATGGCGGAGGCAGTTTCGGTGAGCTCTCTCCGGGGAGGATCTAAAGAAGACTGCGATCATACGGGACCTTCAGGACGAAATAACCGAAATGGGCCGACACACTTTAGAACAAAGCAGTGCGTGTGATAGCAGTTTTGTACTGGGTACGTCTGAAATCACATACTTTGCGTTCCAGAAGACAAAGCAATCCTCAACGAAATTGCCAACCTCAATGTAAGCCATGCTTTCGTAGATATTTTACTTGGAGCGACCTACTGCTGCGATCAGGCAACCCTGACATCCAGAACAATTGCCGCTAAAAAAGCATTTCACCCGACCACCAGTGCATTTGGAGTGGCAGTGACCGTTCCGAATAAATCCAAAGGTGCAGCAGGCGGTCTCGACTGTACTCCTCGAATGCGCTTTCGACAAACACAGAACGGTAGGAAATGTCAGTGCCCATGGATAATACAGATAATCATCTATAAATGGTCAGGGCCCATTGACAAGGACCACTTGGCGCCAACGGCACAGCAACAGAACGATGATGTCGGGCAGAGTAGCGACGCAGGAGGTTCTTCCGCTAACCAGAACTCAATTTCGTCGATCAAAGTATGCTAGAACCAGCACTCACGTCTGAGGTCTGACGAAAGACCGGTTTTTCTCTCAGGTTGTGAATTTGTTCACCCCAACAGCTGTGGACCTTCCCGCGGCGCTTCCCCGTAGCACTGTGCCACCTGTACCCAACGGCTTCTACGGTCGAACAAAAGCATCCTTCTAACACTTCGATGTCTACAGCACACCACTGGAGATTGTGGGCAACGTACTGGAGTGCTGCGTATGTCGGATTGACTTCCAGAACGGACACCTGTGCAAAGGAAACCCCCTTGCTTGGCACAGACAAGCCGCGAGGAGAACCCACACCGGCTGCCCACCATAGCTTGAGTTGACAGCGTAATACAGCATGTGAATCCATAGTAAAGCATTGGATCTACTTGAGGAATAACAGTCGTGTCAAGCATAATTGTCATAGCTGAGAAGTTATCTCGTGTATCTACTTTTAGACCGACAGTCATCATGTGACGTGCCCATAGTAGAGAATTTAGAATAGAAATACAACCCATGAGTAAAATCATAGATTGACCACCGAAGACAGCTCGGCATGCATACATAGATAGCGTCCGAGAGACTACACCAAAAGCAGGTAAAATTCGAGTATATAATTCAGGATGTTCAGAAAACTAGCTTCGCATTTACTCAAAGTTAGCCAGTTTACTGGTATCTAGTTAACTAGAGAGCTATACATACCCTAATTAAAGAATCCCAACACAGCACCGACAATTAACATGAATGAAATAGTTCCGAACTAAAACTGGTTTTCAATTATATTTATTTTCACATACAAGTTAACAATAAATTGATATTGTATTTATTTTCAAAAATTACTGTGCCATCTGTGGTAGCACACGTTGCATAACATCAAAGACAGTTGCGACCGCATGTCTCCGTCTGGCTGCTGACAAtatgcagcagcagcgacaaCTGATCTTCTCTCACCTTACAGCTATCGCCTTTACATTCGGCCACTGCGATGTACTGTACAACAAAGGGATGCCAGTGACCACAATACTAATCGTCTCTTGATGCTGACTGTGTTCCACTAGGTTTTATCACGGTGTGTAGAAGACGAGTTGACAGTACGTCTTTGGCAGCTACAGCTGACAGCGATGTGCCGAGCGCTCAAATATACCGGTGGTATGTCTGCCGGAG
This Toxoplasma gondii ME49 chromosome VIII, whole genome shotgun sequence DNA region includes the following protein-coding sequences:
- a CDS encoding hypothetical protein (encoded by transcript TGME49_233390) gives rise to the protein MERHRRAVNTLEADLIADLENEDDNDLGERLDVHSSVNSSQIEEAAMPYSGGFLSSIGDTRGPRSSFGSLHAAGAGDDGSEKYATSLRVKPRSPTAESMFRTHSCRHLFLLTQTGRSQVKALLASADRGDLLGGALELNAPSPPTPCMETVEDTSASSSEAFERKTAGTLCLPPASDQLTQWSSQRECSASAPGGRTLFVSDYYRTLLTSDGAAGHEAFSSPNLTSGTTALVEPSLREPSDSASGDDRTGSPAGWCGNRVFWETTQTSAEDEERGGETPSDAAVNLDEPFLLLLLLKFLGVPMYGRLCCVSKSLKEACEGRYRRSATAVHLEDSEDPREETQTGGTRYMNSSFHDGTPSSLIPMPERTSGEASRNLPSSAATAFDDSFVSDNGELWLGFLRTHYMGSFNEDLELLEASRRRASGNECTDRAFKAVALRQKVFNTNGTIPQISSLPEDVEFPRKRIHRDEKHAKHELQELQDRIQVDEPQGPDKVGTQQRRQPPTDQEEFVTGIFQSANGSGRDFVSQGVHGSDGNEETERDLKHRRLRERCPNGACASGPLGLDLSSSAWRERSVGSVYIPVQGSLEPSFYRAAKSPAEGNTTWCNAPCGTNVTVTPLTPAAQENPGYEQSQAPLHCGERERSENPREGDDPRHATLGRRNTPDVSRTVGIAVDTAAGSGAAVRGLCGSAVTYISKDTETRPDRSSVNWPDEDEELHRSARSASSTTVLLREVAEHRTRVSESGDEIDPLLLCVSARLSCMILVTSAKIAGKWRELGLVTGWRWFQRNVLRRMTRSQLKQWAVKTHRASTASATAWTKSLSPRVAALAGDSIDLPEGVARSSDHIAWKMTTMNWELLYESVQTEMGYRARMFAEKLFESHQTHIDAIGQIVEDRFDLEQQLLCLPVFCEDSKDTEVTGQVSSSASKESNDAATDKASKSRTHVPRWKRCVPKLRKLSEGSFDLLKALNEAWDEYEEWAEMACDALDCLDFRITQEREACDQRWPHTPNLGEAAKLQFRNFCFFHSRLMLCIAASVYALIHELEHQVAQPSVTVSSNPSASSPEWLQSNHEVPKVVHISGEPSSRTTQGERATRTRVSRAVEQFEAFKQRIEELDVADDGLGSLSTREDFRLFFLTPVKETSSRLSPGSWKFS
- a CDS encoding TAF9 RNA polymerase II, TATA box binding protein (TBP)-associated factor isoform 2 family protein (encoded by transcript TGME49_233400), coding for MRNRPNILVTGTPGVGKTTFCRQLALETGMEHVNVGQLIKDERLFTEWDDEKNCSIFDEDLVVNKLEDIVSDGNKIVDFHSCDFMPDEWFDLVYVLRADTAVLYDRLEKRHYKEEKIRENVECEIFRVLLDEAIEAFGEDKVKELQSNNFTDLSDNVSAVMTSVNEWSSQ
- a CDS encoding hypothetical protein (encoded by transcript TGME49_233405), which gives rise to MDNIDNFTTLVPDFREIPEGDVTVARELWETTKEAERARMNFTAAFDESQKVFDEVLQGPRRPAGSRFTQVEQGAQSAARTPVNDQELSRGMYITQPFRKNPIKLRIYDGEHEAAMLEEARQVAQTVQAAKMAEAVSDEITEMGRHTLEQSKDKAILNEIANLNATLTSRTIAAKKAFHPTTSAFGVAVTVPNKSKGAAGGLDCTPRMRFRQTQNGPIDKDHLAPTAQQQNDDVGQSSDAGGSSANQNSISSIKVVNLFTPTAVDLPAALPRSTVPPVPNGFYGRTKASF